Proteins from a genomic interval of Danio rerio strain Tuebingen ecotype United States chromosome 4, GRCz12tu, whole genome shotgun sequence:
- the psmc2 gene encoding 26S proteasome regulatory subunit 7: MPDYLGTEQRKVKEEEKEDKPIRALDEGDIALLKTYGQSTYSRQIKQVEDDIQQLLKKINELTGIKESDTGLAPPALWDLAADKQTLQSEQPLQVARCTKIINADSEDPKYIINVKQFAKFVVDLSDQVAPTDIEEGMRVGVDRNKYQIHIPLPPKIDPTVTMMQVEEKPDVTYSDVGGCKEQIEKLREVVETPLLHPERFVNLGIEPPKGVLLFGPPGTGKTLCARAVANRTDACFIRVIGSELVQKYVGEGARMVRELFEMARTKKACLIFFDEIDAIGGARFDDGAGGDNEVQRTMLELINQLDGFDPRGNIKVLMATNRPDTLDPALMRPGRLDRKIEFSLPDLEGRTHIFKIHARSMSVERDIRFELLARLCPNSTGAEIRSVCTEAGMFAIRARRKIATEKDFLEAVNKVIKSYAKFSATPRYMTYN; the protein is encoded by the exons GGCCAAAGCACATATTCCAGACAGATTAAACAAGTGGAAGATGATATTCAGCAGCTTCTGAAGAAAATAAATGAGCTGACAG GTATTAAAGAGTCTGATACAGGTCTGGCTCCTCCGGCACTATGGGATCTGGCAGCAGACAAGCAGACTCTACAGAGTGAGCAGCCTTTGCAGGTGGCCAG ATGCACCAAGATCATCAACGCTGACTCTGAGGATCCAAAGTATATCATTAATGTGAAACAGTTTGCCAAGTTTGTGGTGGACCTGAGCGATCAGGTTGCTCCGACTGACATTGAAGAAGGAATGAGGGTTGG CGTTGACAGGAATAAGTATCAGATCCATATTCCTCTGCCACCCAAAATCGATCCTACGGTCACTATGATGCAG GTAGAGGAGAAGCCTGATGTGACCTACAGCGATGTTGGAGGCTGCAAAGAGCAGATCGAGAAGCTCAGAGAGGTGGTCGAGACTCCTCTGCTCCAT CCTGAGCGCTTTGTCAACCTGGGTATTGAGCCTCCAAAGGGTGTGTTGTTGTTCGGGCCCCCTGGAACAGGGAAAACCCTGTGTGCCCGAGCTGTGGCTAACCGTACAGACGCCTGCTTCATCAGAGTCATCGGGTCTGAACTGGTCCAGAAGTATGTTGGAGAG GGTGCCAGGATGGTTCGTGAACTCTTTGAGATGGCGAGGACCAAGAAAGCCTGTCTGATCTTCTTTGATGAAATTGATGCTATTGGAG GTGCCCGTTTTGATGATGGCGCTGGAGGTGATAATGAAGTGCAGAGAACGATGCTGGAGCTGATCAACCAGCTGGACGGATTCGATCCCAGAGGGAACATTAAAGTCCTGATGGCCACCAACAGACCAGACACCCTAGATCCTGCTCTGATGAGACCCGGCCGTCTGGACAGAAAGATCGAGTTCAGCCTGCCTGACCTGGAA ggACGTACTCACATCTTCAAGATTCATGCCCGCTCTATGAGTGTGGAGAGAGATATCCGCTTTGAGCTTCTTGCACGACTCTGTCCTAACAGCACAG GTGCTGAGATTCGCAGCGTGTGCACGGAGGCTGGAATGTTCGCCATTAGAGCTCGTAGAAAAATCGCCACGGAGAAAGACTTCCTGGAGGCCGTGAATAAGGTCATCAAGTCTTACGCCAAGTTCAGCGCCACCCCTCGCTACATGACTTACAACTAA